Genomic segment of Cryptococcus neoformans var. neoformans JEC21 chromosome 5 sequence:
ATCGAGGAAAAATTATGTGACTGCAGGCGCCGTTGGcgaggagagcgaggagagCAGATGGCAACGAGATGCTTTCATCGACTTTTGAACTACACTTGCTATCTACCGTATTACTATTTACCATATTATAATTATCACCCATAATTATCACTCCCAGGCCATACTCACGGCAAATCAATAGTCCCACCGCTGCACACTAGCCAATCACTGCAGGACGTCACCCCAgcacagaagaagagaccCTCGCCACATTCACCATTCACTACATTTTCCCTGGCAACATTACCGCTTTAACAAGCAACACAACTTGCTCCTAGTCACTGGAAACCCTCAGTACTACAATTTCATCACTGGATAGCCCATTAATTACCTTGCAATACTTACTTTGTAAAGTATGCCAGGACTAGATGTGCCTTCTCGGCCGAGTCAGGTCGTCAACCTTAATGGCAGTAGTGAAGACCTCCAAAGGTCAAACGTAACAGCCGATGTGCATTCCGGTGACAAGTCACAGGAAGAAGCTAGACCAATGCCATGGGGAGCAAAGGTACGCTTGTTGTTTGATTTGCTTTAATGTTCTTGAACGTATTTGCTGATATGTCGATGGACTTAGTGGCGTAGTTCCGCATGGTTCATTACTTTAGTCGTGACATTGGGTACTACGACGGATATTCTTACTTATGTCAGTATATCAACCACAACCACTCCCACCCTACCCTGTATGCGGCTGACTTGCTATCTTCCATAGACGATCGTTGTACCCGTTCTTCCTTATCGTCTTCAAGATATGGGATATTCCAATGTATCTGCACTCACTTCTTGGCTGCTGTTCGCCTATTCTATAGGCATCTTTCTTTGTACTTTGCCTGTGGCCTACTTCTTCCACAAGTATCCTTTCCGCCGAATTCCTCTTATTGTCGCCGTTATCGTCTTGGAGCTTTCCTTGATTCTGTTCATGTTGGCGACTCCATACTGGGCGATGGTTATCAGTAGATTCCTGCAAGGGGCATCGAGCACAGTCGTATGGTCTGGTAAGTTATCATTCACCTTCTCTTTGGACATGCTGACTTAGGTGCCGTTTCCAACAGTTGGATTTGCATTGATGTGAGTTGCAATACATTGAaagtcttctttcccctcaCTGACGTCCGCAATCTCAGATGTGAGAATGTAGAGGAAAAGAATATTGGCCGTCAGATTGGATTTGCCATGGCCGGAGTGTCTATTGGACAGACTATTGTACGTAACCTGGTGCAGTGGGCGAGAAGTCTGTAGCTAATTCGCCGTTTTCAAGGCCCCGCCTATTGGAGGTGCTCTTTACTCCAAAATGGGCTGGTACGCACCCTTCATATTCTGTATCATTGTCTGCTTTGTCGACCTCGTATTGCGTCTCTTTGTTCTTGAACGAACAGATCTACGTAAATGGGAAGAAAAGCGTCTCGGCCTGGCCCCCGGAAGCCTTCAGCCAAAGGTTGTGGACGGACAAGTCATCATGTCTAGCGAGGTCGAAGCGTCACCTTTCATGCATTTGACCACTgcagaaaaggagaggCTAGCAGGGGTGGAGCTATCGCCATGGCAGGTTCTTATTGCGTTGGGAAGTTCTCCTCGAGGCATGACATCTTTCTTGACAATGTTCGCATTTGGAATGATTATTGGAGCCCTCGAACCGACGTAAGTAGCTGTCTTTGCTTAATATGAGAGTTCTCAGCTGAACTGTATGGGCAGGTTGACTTTGCACGTACAAAGCGTTTGGAACAAGAATGCCGATTTTGTCGGGCTTGTCTATCGTACGTCCCTGGCAACTGATGCTTGCCTGTATAGCTAACCGCATTTCTTcagttgctgctgctgctcccaCATTCTTCTGTGGCCCAATTGTCGGTGCTTTGGCTGATAAATATGGTGCCGAGTGGATAATGCTGCCGTCTATCATCCTGACTCTCCCCTGGCTACCCCTTATGCTACTGAATAATAGTCTAGCTGggttcatcatcttcttcgcgtTCGCTAGTGAGTAAATCTCTTCTATTCGGAAGGTTCATACGCTGATAATGTGAGAAAGATTTGTTCCCCAATTGTGCCATGGCGCCCACTGGTTTGGAGGTCACAATGGTAGCACGTGATGTGGTAGGCGTCAGCGAAATTCGTATGTTCCTCTGTGTCTTTCTCCAATTCATACCGTTTCTAATTCAAACTACGAACGTTGCAGATCAATTTGCTGCAATGAACATTGCGTTTGGTAGGTTTTTTATCTGTTGGATCTGTTTTTCCGGGGCAATGCCTGACTTGTTGCATAGCTATCTCGACAGCTATCGGAACAATTGTCGGCGGTCAAATATACGACCACATAGCCAAAGGCTGGGCAGCTGTCATTTGGTTTTGCTTCGCCATGGCAGTAGTGATTattccccttctcttcttcttcgcagGCAACAAGTCAATTTACCAGCGATGCTTCCACCGTGGAAAGGAAACGGGCGCGAAAATGGAGGAGGCAGTTGGCGAGGCTGGTGTCGGGCAGCAGACAAAGGACGAAAGTGCGAGGGTCGTTACTGAGAGACAGCACTCAATCACGCCGTCTTCCAGCGAGAAGTTTGAAGATAGGGACGTCATCTCTTGCCAGCAATAAATCGGCAAATCCCTAATTCAAGATATCATCACACATTTCATAGATTATTTCATCACATCTTGGTCCATTCCGGGTTTTTGCGATGTATaaagaaaacaaaaggaAATCTAAAAGAGATGAGTTTGTATACTACCGCAAAATAAAAATATCACTGTGCGCTGTAATTGCATACATAACAATCACTACTTACAAAGACATGCATTCAGGTTACGATCGTTATGATTCAACAGAAGTGATGAAAAGGCTAATCATCTACCGAGTCTGTATCTGCAAAAGGCGCATACTCGTAATCCATCCTAAAGGCCAGTAATGTCAGTTCGACCTTACGATAAGGAGCCGCATTAACTTACGGCCGTCTCATTTGACTAGTGACCCAATCCTCATCTGTATCCTCCAATGGGTATCCTTGACCCCCAAGGTAactcaaaagaactggCAGCAGTACTAAACCATGCAGTGCCCCCGATAGGATCAGAGAAAGCCACATGCGGAAGTAGTATACTTCCAGGAGCTTGGAACGAGTCAAAGCCAAGACAGATATGCCGATAAGTTTGGTCATGGTGATACCCGAGAACACCTACCGACTTCAGTCAGATTTCGCATGAGCTGAAAAAGATTGAAATACTTACAGATGGTCCTACATCTACCAACGCGGTCCACGCTCGCTCATCCCTCTCTTTACGTCCTTCCACTTTGTCCAACGGCAGGCCAGATCCTGCCCCCATGAAAGCCCTTGCGATATGGGAACAGAACTCCACAGCTATTCCTAAACTGATAACCAAATTGACCAAAGATATAGCATTCAAAGAGATACCCCAATACCCCATCACACCCATGACATTAATGACCGCTAGCGCACACGTAAAGGTTACGGTCCCGCCAGTACGCCAAGAACCGAGGAGTGTAGATGTTATCACTAGAACAGCGACAAAAGCGAGGAAAAGAACTTGGATAGCCATAGAAATAATGTGCTCGTACTGATCAAAAAAGACATAGAACAATGAATATGGGAACACTCTGACACCGGTTCGATGAGTGATATCGTCAGAGATTCGTCGAGCCGCAGCCAAGGCATTAATAAAGTCTGCTTGAGATTTGAGTGGGGTGTGGTAGGTCCTAAAATGGGAAGCAGCGACAGTGGTATTGCTTGAAACCAGTTTTACTGCTGCGCTGTAAGGCGCCTGTCCACCCAGTGGACACTCATCATTTGTTGGTGAAATTAACCATTGTTCAAGGTATCGCATAaagtcttctccttcaggTAGACCGTCCATTGTCGAGTCCCATTTTTGACCTTCGAAACAAGGCCTACAGAGCCTTTCCGAGTCTTTAGGCGAACAGAAAATGGTCGGGTCTCGCCTTCTGACTCTGCAACAGCTCTCAAAAGTGGGATTGGTCCACTGCAAAAAGTCATCGATCCAAGCAGCGGGGGGGGACGCGATGAAGGAACTATCTGGACGTTTACGCTCCGCTTCGAGAGTATTGGCTACAGATAATTCGAGGCACGTAGTGAAGCGGCCACAAAGTTGCTGCTGTCCATGTCTAGAAGATGGATCACCTCCTTCAGTGACAAAGTACACAGGCGGCCCAACATCAAGATAGGAATCAACATCATTGAAGTATGGGACCAGATGTGATTCGGATGGGAGGGCCAGACGTTGATCTATGCCTTCCATTAGAAAAGAGTAGTATTTTCAGACCCAGAGATACTTACCAAGACCGAGACTGATATGTTGGATCCCGATGATGGCAGCCAAAAATAGACCTCCGAATGCCACCAAAACTAACTGCTTGACCTCATGACGGAGTAGCGAAGGCGCGTATACTGTGCGCATGAACTTCTTGACCATACCTTCACGTGATGGGGCCTCGTTATCGTAAAGACCGATAGGAGGTCTGAGGCGGATACAGGGGAAGCAATCAATCCGCATAGACTAAATCGATTTCCCTCAGCGGAGGTATACAGCATACAGACAAGGGACTCACCTCCGAACGTCGCAAATCTAGCGTCATTGCGCTGACAAAAACCGTACATTGCATTATTGCACCAAAGAGGACACTACCAGCAGCATAGATAGCAAAATTGCGTACGGCAGGCATAGGAACTAAAGCGCCGAGGGCAAAAGCTACCACTTCGGTAACTGAGCTTAACATGATGGATGGACCCATCCTAGCTACTGCCCGGGCCACTCTCTCTTCGGGAGCAAGGAATGTGCCAGAGGGTTGAGCTCCGTTGCTATGAACAGATTCGTCGTCACCTGGCTGTTGGGCAGCATGTAAATTATTCTGCCGTTCAAGTTCGTGTACCAAGATAAACACGTTATCGACGCCCACTGCGAGGACAAGGAACGGTATAACTTCGGCGATGATTAAAGTGACCCGTACGCCCaacaaggaaaaaagacCGACCGAAGAGGACACAGCGATAAGGACAATGACAATGCCAAACAACCCCAGGGAAAATTTCGAGTTGACGGAAAGTAGGGTAGGGATAACTCTGAAATCCGGCGGAGGTGCAGATTCCTCGAGAGGGGCATCTTTTACCAGGTGCAAAAGCACCCCAATCCGAAAAACAAGGCGATAGGCTCTATGGGTGAAAGCTTGTATCATACTGGGTGGAAGACCACCTCCAAGAGTGAGCGAGACATAGAAAAACATGACGAGATAAGATAGCACGACGATCTTGACATCGGTGTTGGTGCTCTTGTtgatctcctcttccagacTAACTCCCGTGGAGTAGCTAATCTTTATCCCAGGCCGTTTCAAGTCTCTCAGATAATCGCGCAGCTTCCTTTCCCATTGTTCTGCTGGCTCGACCCGTTCGTCATTGTAATTGTTGACTACCCAAGTAACTACCAAAGCCTTGGCTTCCAGCCAATCTCCATTGGCTCCTCCGAGAACAAGTTTGGGGTCAATGGGTTGTCCGAATGGTGGCAAACATTCTCCCGGCCTAGACGCACAGTCGCGCACACGCGattcccattcttccccCCATACTTCCATGTCATCTCCAAGCCAGGCCGAAACACTTTGTATTACGCAAGGAGTCCCCTTGCCAGCTGGTGCAAAGCAAATATCCTCCAACCCAATCCCATCGCTCGTCTTGAGGGCATTGATTTCGGTTTCTACTTTGAGCCACCAGTCAAGAGTATCATAGTTGACAGGTGATCCAGAAGACTGCGTTATGAATATCTGTTCGGATTTATAGAATGGGCCGAAACTGTCATCGAAGAACTGTTTCTGGGAGGCACTTTCACTTGTCGGTGATACCCATAACCGTACAGGGTCAGTTTCAACCTCGAAATATTTCCACCCAAAGTTGAATAACCCTACAATAAGAGCTGAGATGGCAAAGACTTCAATGGGTCGCTTTGCACATGTCAATCCTAGGCGGTAGAAGAACCGGCGAAGAGTAGCATTGATCTTGTTTTGTTTCGGTTGCAGGTGTTCCATTGGATCAAGGAGGCTAGCTCCTCTACCAAGTCGGAAATGAATGGAGCCACTAGGCCCCGATTCGGCATCatcatttcttcccatcaaACCATCAAGCCCACTCCCCTGCCCGTTTTGGATAGTTGGTGAATGCGGAGGATCGAGCAGTGCGACGCGTTCATAACGTCTTTGTCGGTGCCGGGCTGCCTGCTTCCAGATATAGAGCAATGCTccgacgaggatgatgaccgAGTAGATGATAAGCagggagaaggtgagaCATGAGACGGCGCCCACGTGACATTGCTTGGTTGAGGGTGGTGCAATATAGGGAAGCGAAGGGCACACGGAGGGACAGTCGGCACAGGCGCATCGGGCATTGATGTTCTCTGCATCTGAACAGCTGAGAGGTGCTCGTCGGTACGCAGAGTCATCATTGTCCGGGAAATTTATCTGAAACGGTGAGCCCAACCCTGGCCTCAAGTCTCCCATATACTTCAAAAAACCACTGGCGTTAGTGGCACCCCCTCCTATCAAGTCCATAGCAAATCCATTCGTGGCACCAAACTGAACGTCCTTACAGCTGTCATAGAAGCCTTGTTTGAAGTCAGAACTGACCTCGTAATCAACTTCTTTCACCGCATCTTTCCCTTCAGTAGTTTTTTGCGTGGCAGTAACCGATAGGAATGTGGATTGATTTGGAGAGCAGGTGAAATCGCAATAGAAAGACCTAAAGTTGTTGATACAAGCAGGGCATGACGCGATAAGAGGAGCAGCTTGTTGCAAACGATCGGAAAGTGTCGAGAGCTGGTCGTAGGTGCAGCAAACGTGGTCTGGCAAGGAATAGGAAGGACCACAGACCGAAGCCATAAGATCCAGAAGTCTTTGGTCGGGCTGCAGAGTGTATCAGCTACGGGGTTGAAGAGTGTTCCGCTTAATCCATGTACTCACGACGGTCGCATCGCTGTCGTCGGGACATGGTAAATCCGCGCCGAACATGCTAGTTTTGCCGCAAGTGCCCCGCATGGCACATATGCCCTTGCCCGACCTCGATTGGGACGATGGCATGATAATGAATGGATGATATgccagatgaagagggcaAAAGTGATACTACGGTGTAGGAATGACGGTCGGACTGATATTCCATTGGGCGGGAGATGGTCGCGTATGACGCATCGCACGGAGATCGTCGCTTTTTCCGGTTAGGCACCGGTTTGCCACCCACATCAAGATCGCAGATCCATGGCGATGACTGATGCGGACAAAAGCAGTGGTTcgataaataaataaatgcCATCCACCGGTCTGTTCTCTTCACATGTACCACTACTCTTGCCCAATACATCAGCCTGACCAGTTCAACTATCATCATTTCCGCAATACCTAATCATGCTCTAGTATGTCTTCATTCTGTCTACCTCTTGCATTTCTGACACTGTCTCAGTGCTCTCGGATTTATAGTCTTCCTTGTTATAGTACTCGTCGTTTGGCTCGGTATGTCTATCCCTCTGTAGACATGCTGTCTTAGCtgacaagaaggatgttATCTAGTCAGACTAGCTGTACTCCGTGCCAATCGCAAGCGTAATGCTGCTGCAGGCCGCGTCGACCCTGAGGTCCAGTTCCGAGAAGTCGCTGAACAAGTTTTCTCGGGTCGATGTCAGTCATCACCACATAACGGGTATTCCCCGTATTGTAGGAGGAACGATCGTGGGGCGGTAATCAGGCAAGCGAATGGGAGTGAGGCGAGTCTGCCGGCATATGGTATGTTATTGATACGCTGGATGATTCGGAACCTCTCATTCATACCTCTGTAGGGGCTGAATCCCTTCCGGTCCCTCCAGAAGCGGCCTATCAGCCATCCCAAACTAGAATAAGACCTGACCAAACAGCATTAAATTCCGTCGACATACCCGAAGTTCCACCTCCAAAGTATACCGCAGAACCTGAACCTGTATCTGCTACGAGGACTTGAATATTCATCTTTCATTCGGCATATATATGATACAGTCATTTTAATGCGGACTGAGTCAATAAACATGCCATGGATGGTCGAGAGCCTGGCCCAGCTACATATTTAGCTTGACGTTGGGTCAACCTTGGTTGGCTTAGACTGGTTTTCCTGTTGTTCATTTTGTAACTGTGTATTATTAGTACATGAGAATTTAGATATAATTTTGTTTTAATAGCATGAATAAAACCTTTCGTCGCCAATGAGAGTTATAAACTGGCCTTCCCTCGTCGTTCGTGGCCGTCGTGAccgctcatcatcaattTTCTTCGAGGAGGCCCATTTGCGATGTCGAACACATGAGGAGAACTTATTTTTTGATCATTAAAATCACCAAATTAATAGTTATCAGCAATTTAATGCATGCTGGTGATCTGCAATCCATTACGATCATGATCATATGCATGCACGGCGGGTCGAGGGATTGAAGGTGTGAGCTTGCCGACCGAAAAAAGTCGGGCCGAAGAAACGCGATTCTGCCTGGCGGTGTCGACCTCGACCCTTACCGAACTCGTGTCAAAACCCGCAATATTTATCGACTGTCTGTCTTCGTCTGCTTTCCAATTTCTACATCTATCACATCGATCAtaatcttctctttccattgCACATATAACCATATCTCGCTACTTCCAATCATGTCGACTAGTTCCCGCTGTCTCGTCCGAGGATCAGTCAGTGAGTTATCTTCATTTTCTCAGATATTTATTTCATCATTCACGCTGACGAGATCATCACTTTAGACATTGACGAGTTCTTCCACCTTCCGCACATCGTCCGCCCAGGAGAGACAATCTCCTCTACAGGTCTTACAAAGCGAGCAGGGGGTAAAGGTGCCAACCAAGCGTTCGCTGTCGCTCGAGCAGGCGGGCAGGTCGAGCTTGACGGTGCTATAGGAGACGACGGCATATGGGTCAAGGAGATGCTTGAGAGTGCTGGTGTGGGGATAGGCAAGCTGAAGGTTGTCAAGGATGAGGTTACGGGGAGGGCCGTTATTCAGAGTGCTGCTGATGGGGAGAACTCTATAGGCAAGTCTTTTCGCCCACAGCAGGATGTGGCTAACTCTAAACAGTCCTACATGCTGGTGCCAACTACTACCTTCCCTCTCCTACTCCCGCCACTTCCCTTTCCACGTACACCCATCTTCTCGTTCAAAACGAAgttcctctctcttccacactCGCGTACCTCACCGCAGCGGGTCAATCCTCTCCCCCTTTGACCAGCGTTTTCAACCCATCCCCAATGCTCACCCCGGCTCAACTTCGAGAGTTCCCTTGGAAGCACCTTTCATGGCTTATTGTTAACGAAGGAGAACTGGGAGACCTCTTATTGGCATTCGGGTCATCAGCGAACCCCGGTGAAGCtaaggaagatgaactTCAAGCCAAAGCTTCTGCTGGAATTCTCGAATTGCATGAGAACGAGTACTTTTCTAAAAACGTCGGTATTATCTGCACTCTTGGAGCCAAGGGAATACTTTATTACGAACCGGGAAAGGAAGTCGGCTATTTGCCAGCTGCCAAGTTGCAAAACCCAGTGAAGGATACTACCGGGGCCGGTGACTGTTTTGCGGGCTACTTTGTGGCAGGCTTGATGGGTGGAAAGAGCCTACAGGATGCTCTGAAAACTTGTCTTGTGGTCAGTAATCTTTGTCATATTTTCTTATTCCGGCTGACTCAATTAAGGCTTGTGGCATCTGCGTGGAGAACGAGGGTGCTATGGAAAGTGTTCCCACTCTCGAGGCAGTCAACGAGCGTCTTGCGTAGGAAAACTACCCTAAGGAGCAATGCATGCATCATTAACATTACAGACAATGAACTGTTTATTTCTAATAGACGCTACAGCTTTGCTTTTACAACATCATCGTCCACTTCGTTCTTTATGTTCCATGCAGCTTTACCATAAAAGTCGAAGACTGGTCGACTATCCGCTCTCGCGTCTGCCGAACTTGCCTGCCCCAACATCGCACGGGCAGCAATTCCTTGGGCGATAATGGCAAGGCGGAACAGCATCCACGAGCGTACCCACCTATTTTGAGTTAGCACAACTATGCTAAACGTACTATAATAAACTCACTCCATCCCAGAGATAGGCCACTTCCAAACAGCTTGCCTATTTTTGTGATACTCAGATCCTCTAATCATACCATCTACCCACCACTTTTCAAGCTCCTCTCTTTGTGGTATTCCAGTCTCCTCGCTGCTGACACCTTTAAGTCCAAGCAGAAGATTCAAATCTTCCTTATCTTTACCATCTAGCTTGGATGAGAGAGCTTGACGCTGCTCTGGAGAAatgggaggaaaagagaatgGAAGTAGGACATTACCCAAATCAGCCAGAGGGGACCCAAGGGTGCATAGCTCCCAGTCAAGTATGCCTATGACTCGCGACTCTGAAGGATGAAAAATCTTACAAACGATGGTCAATGACGTGCAGGTTTAGCGACAATCAATGAGCTTACTAGATTATCGATTTTGAAATCTCCGTGTACCACACTGTCTATTCCAGACCGGCTTTCTTGTGCAGCAATCAAATTCGCACCTTTTTCAAACCATGGTCTCATTTCTCTCGTTCCCCATATATGCCCAAGCTGTTCGCCCGTTTGTTCCGAACGGGCTTCGCTTTGAACGTCTGATACCCTGAGAAGAGACTTGACTTGGCGAGGAAAGTATGGtttttgagaagatgaaggggcGAATGAAGGGGGTAATTGCAAGGCTGATAGAGGAATTGTTGAAAGACGAGTTAAAGTGTCGATGGCAGATCTCCAGCAAGACCATCGCTCTTCTTGGCCTAAATTCTTCATCCGTACGTCGGTGAAGATTCTACCCTGCACATACTCCATGACATAGAATGCAGCTCCCACCACCTGTTTGTCCTCACATAAGCAGTACACTTTAGGAACTGGTACAACGTGCGCGGGAGAGACAACGGAGTTATAGCGATTCAGAGCCGCGAGAATGGTATACTCTCGATCAACACGGTGAGCAGTTGAAGAGAGAAGTTTGCCACTAGGCGCTCGCCTGAGAAcgaaaggatgagatggcAAAGATGGGGTTATGAGAAAGGTCGGGTTTGACTGTTATTGGCAACAGATGTTAACAGACATTCCCTTCTGCTTTCAGCCTTATAGCATGTAGTTTTGAGAAATGTTACTGACCTGGCCAAACTGGTAGGATATAGTAATAGGAAGGGTGATATTAACAATCTGTTTCATTCAGACCTTGGAAAAGACCACGTACATTGAATTGTTTGACTTCAACAGGGCCCTTGAACGCCTCAATATTCTTCTCCAGATAGGGCACCAGATGGTCGAGGGGCAGCGCGGCGCGCACTGCGCCCAAGTCTGCCCCAGATTTGAAAGCAAGTTCGCCTGGCATATCCTAGAAGATGCGGTATACAAGACTGCCTATTGCTGAGCAGCTTACGTTGGTATTGTATTCCTGTTAAGACATTCGTCCGGTGGACCAAGTGGAAGCCTTATGTATTAATATAGCACGAAGACAGATTACTCGGCATTCAAGTAGCCGGTGGGCAGCTCTGATTAGAAAAATAGCTAATGCATCCTTGGGTGAGTTTTTAGTGATGTTCCTGAGGGGGGGAGATTTGTATTCGATAATTTGTGCCTGACTGGCGCTGCCTCTTTTTCGTCAGTGATAGAAAAGCTATCAATAATTTTCcgcatcttcatcactcgAGCATCTCTTGCAACAAAATGGCCCCCAGAAAGACTGTCGGTATCCTCGGTAGGTACTCAGCAGCTTCAGTCATGCACATAATGCTGAATTATACCCAGGCGGTGGCCAGCTCGGCCGGATGCTTACCCACCCTGCGGCCCTTCTCGGCATTCCTCTCCTTATCCTCGACTCTGGCTCCTACACGCCCGCCAAAcagactcttcttcctcctcctcctcattctcACCCTGATGGTCCCTTCACTTCGGAAACTCATATTCGCAAACTTGCCTCTGCGTGCGACATCCTGACAGTGGAGATCGAGCACGTTAACGCCGATGTCCTTGAGGCTGTAGAAAAGGAAGGTCTTTGTGAAGTCCAGCCCAGTCCCCAAACTATCAGATTGATCCAGAACAAGTACGACCAAAAGAAGTACCTTGCTGAAAGAGGTGT
This window contains:
- a CDS encoding vacuolar membrane protein, putative, encoding MPSSQSRSGKGICAMRGTCGKTSMFGADLPCPDDSDATVPDQRLLDLMASVCGPSYSLPDHVCCTYDQLSTLSDRLQQAAPLIASCPACINNFRSFYCDFTCSPNQSTFLSVTATQKTTEGKDAVKEVDYEVSSDFKQGFYDSCKDVQFGATNGFAMDLIGGGATNASGFLKYMGDLRPGLGSPFQINFPDNDDSAYRRAPLSCSDAENINARCACADCPSVCPSLPYIAPPSTKQCHVGAVSCLTFSLLIIYSVIILVGALLYIWKQAARHRQRRYERVALLDPPHSPTIQNGQGSGLDGLMGRNDDAESGPSGSIHFRLGRGASLLDPMEHLQPKQNKINATLRRFFYRLGLTCAKRPIEVFAISALIVGLFNFGWKYFEVETDPVRLWVSPTSESASQKQFFDDSFGPFYKSEQIFITQSSGSPVNYDTLDWWLKVETEINALKTSDGIGLEDICFAPAGKGTPCVIQSVSAWLGDDMEVWGEEWESRVRDCASRPGECLPPFGQPIDPKLVLGGANGDWLEAKALVVTWVVNNYNDERVEPAEQWERKLRDYLRDLKRPGIKISYSTGVSLEEEINKSTNTDVKIVVLSYLVMFFYVSLTLGGGLPPSMIQAFTHRAYRLVFRIGVLLHLVKDAPLEESAPPPDFRVIPTLLSVNSKFSLGLFGIVIVLIAVSSSVGLFSLLGVRVTLIIAEVIPFLVLAVGVDNVFILVHELERQNNLHAAQQPGDDESVHSNGAQPSGTFLAPEERVARAVARMGPSIMLSSVTEVVAFALGALVPMPAVRNFAIYAAGSVLFGAIMQCTVFVSAMTLDLRRSESMRIDCFPCIRLRPPIGLYDNEAPSREGMVKKFMRTVYAPSLLRHEVKQLVLVAFGGLFLAAIIGIQHISLGLDQRLALPSESHLVPYFNDVDSYLDVGPPVYFVTEGGDPSSRHGQQQLCGRFTTCLELSVANTLEAERKRPDSSFIASPPAAWIDDFLQWTNPTFESCCRVRRRDPTIFCSPKDSERLCRPCFEGQKWDSTMDGLPEGEDFMRYLEQWLISPTNDECPLGGQAPYSAAVKLVSSNTTVAASHFRTYHTPLKSQADFINALAAARRISDDITHRTGVRVFPYSLFYVFFDQYEHIISMAIQVLFLAFVAVLVITSTLLGSWRTGGTVTFTCALAVINVMGVMGYWGISLNAISLVNLVISLGIAVEFCSHIARAFMGAGSGLPLDKVEGRKERDERAWTALVDVGPSVFSGITMTKLIGISVLALTRSKLLEVYYFRMWLSLILSGALHGLVLLPVLLSYLGGQGYPLEDTDEDWVTSQMRRPMDYEYAPFADTDSVDD
- a CDS encoding ATP binding protein, putative, giving the protein MSTSSRCLVRGSVNIDEFFHLPHIVRPGETISSTGLTKRAGGKGANQAFAVARAGGQVELDGAIGDDGIWVKEMLESAGVGIGKLKVVKDEVTGRAVIQSAADGENSIVLHAGANYYLPSPTPATSLSTYTHLLVQNEVPLSSTLAYLTAAGQSSPPLTSVFNPSPMLTPAQLREFPWKHLSWLIVNEGELGDLLLAFGSSANPGEAKEDELQAKASAGILELHENEYFSKNVGIICTLGAKGILYYEPGKEVGYLPAAKLQNPVKDTTGAGDCFAGYFVAGLMGGKSLQDALKTCLVACGICVENEGAMESVPTLEAVNERLA
- a CDS encoding expressed protein produces the protein MPGLDVPSRPSQVVNLNGSSEDLQRSNVTADVHSGDKSQEEARPMPWGAKWRSSAWFITLVVTLGTTTDILTYTIVVPVLPYRLQDMGYSNVSALTSWLLFAYSIGIFLCTLPVAYFFHKYPFRRIPLIVAVIVLELSLILFMLATPYWAMVISRFLQGASSTVVWSVGFALICENVEEKNIGRQIGFAMAGVSIGQTIAPPIGGALYSKMGWYAPFIFCIIVCFVDLVLRLFVLERTDLRKWEEKRLGLAPGSLQPKVVDGQVIMSSEVEASPFMHLTTAEKERLAGVELSPWQVLIALGSSPRGMTSFLTMFAFGMIIGALEPTLTLHVQSVWNKNADFVGLVYLAAAAPTFFCGPIVGALADKYGAEWIMLPSIILTLPWLPLMLLNNSLAGFIIFFAFANLFPNCAMAPTGLEVTMVARDVVGVSEIHQFAAMNIAFAISTAIGTIVGGQIYDHIAKGWAAVIWFCFAMAVVIIPLLFFFAGNKSIYQRCFHRGKETGAKMEEAVGEAGVGQQTKDESARVVTERQHSITPSSSEKFEDRDVISCQQ